A stretch of Paracoccus sp. N5 DNA encodes these proteins:
- the rpoB gene encoding DNA-directed RNA polymerase subunit beta, producing the protein MAQAYVGQKRIRRYYGNIREVLEMPNLIEVQKSSYDLFLRSGEAEGHQDGEGIQGVFQSVFPIKDFNETATLEFVKYELEKPKYDVDECQSRDMTYAAPLKVTLRLIVFDVDEATGAKSVKDIKEQDVYMGDMPLMTQNGTFIVNGTERVVVSQMHRSPGVFFDHDRGKTHSSGKLLFACRIIPYRGSWLDFEFDAKDLVFARIDRRRKLPVTTLLYALGMDQEGIMDAFYDTVDYKLQRAVKGQESGWITRFFPERVRGTRPSYDLVNAETGEVITKAGDKVTPRLVKQLAEKGDINLLLPFDKIIGRFVAKDIINEQTGLIYAEAGDEITVEYDRDGEISGGLLKVLLDNGIEDIPVLDIDHVNVGPYIRNTMAADKNLGREGALMDIYRVMRPGEPPTVEAASTLFNSLFFDSERYDLSAVGRVKMNMRLDLDAPDTQRTLRHEDIIACIRGLVELRDGKGEIDDIDHLGNRRVRSVGELMENQYRIGLLRMERAIRERMSGVEIDTVMPQDLINAKPAAAAVREFFGSSQLSQFMDQTNPLSEVTHKRRLSALGPGGLTRERAGFEVRDVHPTHYGRMCPIETPEGQNIGLINSLATFARVNKYGFIETPYRRVIEGKVTDDVVYMSATEEMRHTIAQANATLDEGGKFVDELVSTRQAGDFMLNPVEAVDLIDVSPKQLVSVAAALIPFLENDDANRALMGSNMQRQAVPLLRAEAPFVGTGMEATVARDSGAAIMARRGGIIDQVDAQRIVIRATEDLGAGDAGVDIYRLRKFKRSNQSSTINQRPLVKVGDRVVKGQVVADGPSTDQGELAIGRNVVVAFMPWNGYNYEDSILISERIHRDDVFTSIHIDEYEVAARDTKLGPEEITRDIPNVGEEALRNLDEAGIVYIGAEVGPGDILVGKITPKGESPMTPEEKLLRAIFGEKASDVRDTSLRLPPGAYGTIVEVRVFNRHGVDKDERALQIEREEVERLSRDRDDELAILERNIYARLKSLIMGKEVVKGPKGVRAGVLVDEDVLGQLSRGQWWQLAVADEETAKEVEALNQQFDSLKRALDNRFDDKVEKVRQGDDLPPGVMKMVKVFVAVKRKLQAGDKMAGRHGNKGVVSKVVPIEDMPFLADGTPVDLVLNPLGVPSRMNVGQILETHMGWASRGLGIKIDEALQDYRRNGDLAPVREAMKIGYGDEFYAETFEGLDDETLVEHANAVRGGVPIATPVFDGAKEADVNDALRRAGFDTSGQSVVFDGRTGEQFARKVTVGMKYVLKLHHLVDDKMHARSTGPYSLVTQQPLGGKAQFGGQRLGEMEVWALEAYGAAYTLQEMLTVKSDDVAGRTKVYESIVKGEDNFEAGVPESFNVLVKEVRGLGLNMELLDAEKDE; encoded by the coding sequence ATGGCGCAAGCTTATGTCGGCCAGAAACGCATCCGGCGTTACTATGGCAATATCCGCGAAGTTCTGGAGATGCCGAACCTGATCGAGGTTCAGAAATCCTCCTATGACCTGTTCCTGCGGTCGGGCGAGGCCGAGGGCCACCAGGACGGCGAGGGCATCCAGGGCGTGTTCCAGTCGGTGTTCCCGATCAAGGACTTCAACGAGACCGCGACGCTGGAGTTCGTGAAATACGAGCTCGAGAAGCCGAAATACGACGTGGACGAGTGCCAGAGCCGCGACATGACCTATGCCGCGCCGCTGAAGGTGACGCTGCGCCTGATCGTGTTCGATGTCGACGAGGCCACCGGCGCCAAGTCGGTCAAGGACATCAAGGAGCAGGACGTCTACATGGGCGACATGCCCCTGATGACGCAGAACGGCACCTTCATCGTGAACGGCACCGAGCGCGTCGTCGTGTCGCAGATGCACCGCTCGCCCGGCGTGTTCTTCGACCATGACCGCGGCAAGACCCACAGCTCGGGCAAGCTGCTGTTCGCCTGCCGCATCATCCCCTATCGCGGTTCCTGGCTCGACTTCGAATTCGACGCCAAGGACCTGGTGTTCGCGCGCATCGACCGTCGCCGGAAACTGCCGGTGACGACGCTGCTCTATGCGCTCGGCATGGATCAGGAAGGCATCATGGATGCCTTCTACGACACCGTGGATTACAAGCTGCAGCGCGCCGTCAAGGGCCAGGAATCGGGCTGGATCACCCGCTTCTTCCCCGAGCGCGTGCGCGGCACCCGTCCGTCCTATGACCTGGTGAACGCCGAGACCGGCGAAGTCATCACCAAGGCCGGCGACAAGGTGACGCCGCGCCTGGTCAAGCAGCTGGCGGAAAAGGGCGACATCAACCTGCTGCTGCCCTTCGACAAGATCATCGGCCGCTTCGTGGCGAAAGACATCATCAACGAGCAGACCGGCCTGATCTATGCCGAGGCCGGCGACGAGATCACCGTCGAATACGACCGCGACGGCGAGATCTCGGGCGGCTTGCTGAAGGTGCTGCTGGACAACGGTATCGAGGATATCCCGGTCCTGGACATCGACCACGTCAACGTCGGCCCCTATATCCGTAACACCATGGCGGCCGACAAGAACCTGGGCCGCGAAGGCGCGCTGATGGACATCTATCGCGTCATGCGCCCGGGCGAGCCGCCGACCGTTGAGGCCGCCTCGACCCTGTTCAACAGCCTGTTCTTCGACAGCGAGCGCTACGACCTCTCGGCCGTGGGCCGGGTCAAGATGAACATGCGCCTGGACCTGGATGCGCCGGACACCCAGCGCACCCTGCGCCACGAAGACATCATCGCCTGCATTCGCGGGCTGGTGGAGCTGCGCGACGGCAAGGGCGAGATCGACGACATCGACCACCTCGGCAACCGCCGGGTGCGCTCGGTCGGCGAGCTGATGGAGAACCAGTATCGCATCGGCCTCTTGCGCATGGAGCGCGCGATCCGCGAGCGCATGTCGGGCGTCGAGATCGACACCGTGATGCCGCAGGACCTGATCAATGCCAAGCCCGCGGCGGCCGCGGTGCGCGAGTTCTTCGGCAGCTCGCAGCTGTCGCAGTTCATGGACCAGACCAACCCGCTGTCCGAGGTGACGCACAAGCGTCGTCTTTCGGCGCTTGGCCCGGGCGGTCTGACCCGCGAGCGTGCCGGCTTCGAGGTGCGCGACGTGCACCCGACCCATTACGGCCGGATGTGCCCGATCGAGACGCCGGAAGGCCAGAACATCGGCCTGATCAACAGCCTCGCCACCTTTGCCCGCGTGAACAAATACGGTTTCATCGAGACGCCGTATCGCCGCGTGATCGAGGGCAAGGTCACCGATGACGTGGTCTATATGTCCGCGACCGAGGAGATGCGCCACACCATCGCCCAGGCCAACGCCACGCTGGACGAGGGCGGCAAGTTCGTGGACGAGCTGGTCTCGACCCGCCAGGCCGGCGACTTCATGCTGAACCCGGTCGAGGCGGTGGACCTGATCGACGTGTCGCCGAAACAGCTGGTTTCGGTCGCGGCGGCGCTGATCCCCTTCCTGGAAAACGACGACGCCAACCGCGCGCTGATGGGCTCGAACATGCAGCGTCAGGCGGTTCCGCTGCTGCGGGCCGAGGCGCCCTTCGTCGGCACCGGCATGGAAGCGACCGTGGCGCGCGATTCCGGGGCGGCCATCATGGCCCGCCGCGGCGGCATCATCGACCAGGTCGATGCGCAGCGGATCGTTATCCGCGCGACCGAGGACCTGGGCGCGGGCGACGCCGGCGTGGACATCTATCGTCTGCGCAAGTTCAAGCGTTCGAACCAGTCCTCGACCATCAACCAGCGTCCGCTGGTCAAGGTGGGCGACCGCGTGGTCAAGGGCCAGGTCGTGGCCGACGGTCCCTCGACCGACCAGGGCGAACTGGCGATCGGCCGCAACGTGGTCGTGGCCTTCATGCCCTGGAACGGCTACAACTACGAGGACTCGATCCTGATCTCGGAGCGGATCCACCGCGACGACGTGTTCACCTCGATCCATATCGACGAATACGAGGTGGCGGCCCGCGACACCAAGCTGGGCCCGGAGGAGATCACCCGCGACATCCCGAACGTCGGGGAAGAGGCGCTGCGCAACCTCGACGAGGCTGGCATCGTCTATATCGGCGCCGAGGTCGGTCCGGGCGATATCCTGGTCGGCAAGATCACCCCGAAGGGTGAATCGCCGATGACGCCGGAAGAAAAGCTGCTGCGCGCCATCTTCGGCGAAAAGGCCAGCGACGTGCGCGACACCTCGCTGCGCCTGCCGCCGGGCGCCTATGGCACCATCGTCGAGGTCCGGGTGTTCAACCGTCACGGCGTCGACAAGGACGAGCGTGCCTTGCAGATCGAGCGCGAGGAAGTCGAGCGCCTGTCGCGCGACCGCGACGACGAGCTGGCGATTCTGGAGCGCAATATCTATGCGCGCCTGAAATCGCTGATCATGGGCAAGGAAGTCGTCAAGGGGCCGAAAGGCGTCCGCGCCGGCGTCCTGGTCGATGAGGACGTGCTGGGCCAGCTGAGCCGTGGCCAGTGGTGGCAGCTTGCCGTCGCCGACGAGGAGACGGCCAAGGAAGTCGAGGCGCTGAACCAGCAGTTCGACAGCCTGAAGCGCGCGCTGGACAACCGTTTCGACGACAAGGTCGAAAAGGTGCGCCAGGGCGACGACCTGCCTCCGGGCGTGATGAAGATGGTCAAGGTCTTCGTCGCCGTGAAGCGCAAGCTGCAGGCGGGCGACAAGATGGCCGGTCGTCACGGCAACAAGGGCGTGGTGTCCAAAGTGGTTCCCATCGAGGACATGCCCTTCCTGGCCGACGGCACCCCGGTCGACCTGGTGCTGAACCCGCTGGGCGTGCCGTCGCGGATGAACGTCGGCCAGATCCTCGAGACGCACATGGGCTGGGCATCGCGCGGCCTGGGCATCAAGATCGACGAGGCGCTGCAGGACTATCGCCGCAACGGCGATCTGGCCCCGGTGCGCGAGGCGATGAAGATCGGCTATGGCGACGAATTCTATGCCGAGACCTTCGAGGGCCTGGACGACGAGACGCTGGTCGAGCATGCCAACGCCGTGCGCGGCGGCGTTCCGATCGCGACGCCGGTCTTTGACGGCGCCAAGGAAGCGGATGTGAACGACGCGCTGCGGCGGGCCGGTTTCGACACCTCGGGTCAGTCCGTGGTGTTCGACGGCCGCACCGGCGAGCAGTTCGCCCGCAAGGTCACCGTCGGGATGAAATACGTCCTGAAGCTGCACCACCTTGTCGACGACAAGATGCACGCCCGTTCGACCGGCCCGTACTCGCTGGTGACTCAGCAGCCGCTGGGCGGCAAGGCGCAGTTCGGCGGTCAGCGTCTGGGTGAGATGGAGGTCTGGGCGCTGGAAGCCTATGGCGCCGCCTATACCCTGCAAGAGATGCTGACGGTCAAGTCGGACGACGTAGCCGGCCGGACCAAGGTCTATGAGAGCATCGTCAAGGGCGAGGACAATTTCGAGGCCGGCGTGCCGGAATCGTTCAACGTCCTGGTCAAGGAGGTCCGGGGTCTGGGCCTCAACATGGAACTCCTGGATGCGGAGAAGGACGAGTGA
- the rpoC gene encoding DNA-directed RNA polymerase subunit beta' — translation MNQELATNPLNPLAAPRQFDEIKISLASPEEILAWSYGEVKKPETINYRTFKPERDGLFCARIFGPIKDYECLCGKYKRMKYRGLVCEKCGVEVTLQKVRRERMGHIELAAPVAHIWFLKSLPSRIGLMLDMTLRDLERILYFENYVVIEPGLTDLSYGQLLTEEEFLDAQDQYGADAFTANIGAEAIREMLANIDLAATAEQLREELKEATGELKPKKIIKRLKIVESFLESGNRPEWMVLTVIPVIPPELRPLVPLDGGRFATSDLNDLYRRVINRNNRLKRLIELRAPDIIVRNEKRMLQESVDALFDNGRRGRVITGNNKRPLKSLSDMLKGKQGRFRQNLLGKRVDFSGRSVIVTGPELKLHQCGLPKKMALELFKPFIYSRLEAKGLSSTVKQAKKLVEKERPEVWDILDEVIREHPVLLNRAPTLHRLGIQAFEPILIEGKAIQLHPLVCSAFNADFDGDQMAVHVPLSLEAQLEARVLMMSTNNVLSPANGAPIIVPSQDMVLGLYYTTMEREGMKGEGMAFANLEEVEHALASGSVHLHAKITARLPQIDENGNEVIKRFETTPGRLRLGALLPKNAKAPFELVNRLLRKKDIQNVIDTVYRYCGQKESVIFCDQIMGLGFREAFRAGISFGKDDMVVPPTKWELVEETQDQVKSFEQQYLDGLITQGEKYNKVVDAWSKCNDKVTDAMMKTISATKKDEKGAELEPNSVYMMAHSGARGSVSQMKQLGGMRGLMAKPNGEIIETPIISNFKEGLTVLEYFNSTHGARKGLSDTALKTANSGYLTRRLVDVAQDCIIREHDCGTDRAITASAAVNDGEVVSPLSERVLGRVAADDVLVPGEDVVIVRKNELIDERKADEIEQAGVQSVRIRSALTCESEDGICALCYGRDLARGTLVNIGEAVGIIAAQSIGEPGTQLTMRTFHIGGIAQGGQQSFIAAAQEGTIAFENESTLENANGELIVMSRNMQLHIRSATGETLASHKLFYGSKLFVRDGDAVARGQKMFEWDPYTLPIIAEKAGVAKYVDLLSGISVRDETDDATGMTQKIVTDWRSAPKGNELKPEIIIVDADGEPVRNENGNPVTYPMSVDAILSVEDGQEIKAGDVVARIPREGAKTKDITGGLPRVAELFEARRPKDHAIIAELDGYVRFGKDYKNKRRIAIEPADDTLAPVEYMVPKGKHIPVQEGDFVQKGDYIMDGNPAPHDILRIMGIEALADYLIDEVQDVYRLQGVKINDKHIEVIVRQMLQKIEILDSGDTTLLKGEHIDREEFEEENAKIEAKGGRPAVGEPVLLGITKASLQTRSFISAASFQETTRVLTEAAVQGKRDKLVGLKENVIVGRLIPAGTGGATARVKRIATERDNEVIEARRAEAEATAALIAPEDSPAEQAGE, via the coding sequence ATGAACCAGGAACTTGCCACCAATCCGCTGAACCCGCTGGCTGCGCCGCGGCAGTTCGACGAAATCAAGATCTCGCTGGCCTCGCCCGAGGAAATTCTCGCCTGGTCCTATGGCGAGGTAAAGAAGCCCGAGACCATCAACTACCGCACGTTCAAGCCCGAGCGTGACGGTCTGTTCTGCGCGCGTATCTTTGGCCCGATCAAGGATTACGAATGCCTCTGCGGCAAATACAAGCGCATGAAATATCGCGGCCTGGTCTGCGAGAAATGCGGCGTCGAGGTGACGCTGCAAAAGGTCCGGCGCGAGCGCATGGGCCATATCGAGCTGGCCGCCCCGGTCGCACATATCTGGTTCCTCAAGTCGCTGCCCTCGCGCATCGGCCTGATGCTGGACATGACGCTGCGCGACCTTGAGCGCATCCTCTATTTCGAGAACTATGTCGTCATCGAGCCGGGTCTGACCGACCTGAGCTATGGCCAGCTGCTGACCGAAGAGGAATTCCTCGACGCGCAGGACCAGTATGGCGCCGACGCCTTCACCGCCAATATCGGCGCCGAGGCGATCCGCGAGATGCTGGCGAACATCGACCTGGCCGCCACCGCCGAGCAGCTGCGCGAGGAGCTGAAGGAGGCGACCGGCGAGCTGAAGCCGAAGAAGATCATCAAGCGTCTGAAGATCGTCGAATCGTTCCTCGAGTCGGGCAACCGGCCCGAGTGGATGGTGCTGACGGTGATTCCGGTCATCCCGCCGGAACTGCGCCCGCTGGTGCCGCTGGACGGCGGTCGCTTTGCGACCTCGGACCTGAACGACCTGTATCGCCGGGTCATCAACCGCAACAACCGCCTGAAGCGGCTGATCGAGCTGCGCGCGCCCGACATCATCGTGCGCAACGAAAAGCGGATGCTGCAAGAGTCGGTCGATGCGCTGTTCGACAACGGCCGCCGCGGCCGCGTCATCACCGGCAACAACAAGCGTCCGCTGAAATCGCTCTCGGACATGCTGAAGGGCAAGCAGGGCCGCTTCCGCCAGAACCTTCTGGGGAAACGGGTCGACTTCTCGGGCCGTTCGGTGATCGTGACCGGGCCGGAGCTGAAGCTGCATCAATGCGGCTTGCCGAAGAAGATGGCGCTCGAGCTGTTCAAGCCGTTCATCTATTCGCGGCTCGAGGCGAAGGGGCTGTCCTCCACCGTCAAGCAGGCCAAGAAGCTGGTCGAGAAGGAACGTCCCGAAGTCTGGGACATCCTGGACGAGGTGATCCGCGAGCATCCGGTGCTGCTGAACCGCGCGCCGACGCTGCACCGCCTGGGCATTCAGGCCTTCGAGCCGATCCTGATCGAGGGCAAGGCGATCCAGCTGCACCCGCTGGTCTGCTCGGCCTTCAACGCCGACTTCGACGGCGACCAGATGGCCGTTCACGTCCCGCTGTCGCTTGAGGCGCAGCTGGAAGCGCGCGTGCTGATGATGTCCACGAACAACGTGCTGTCGCCCGCCAACGGCGCGCCGATCATCGTGCCGTCGCAGGACATGGTTCTGGGTCTCTACTACACGACCATGGAGCGCGAGGGCATGAAGGGCGAAGGCATGGCCTTCGCGAACCTGGAGGAGGTCGAGCACGCCCTGGCCTCGGGTTCCGTGCATCTGCACGCCAAGATCACCGCCCGCCTGCCGCAGATCGACGAGAACGGCAACGAGGTCATCAAGCGTTTCGAGACCACGCCGGGCCGTCTGCGCCTGGGCGCGCTCTTGCCGAAGAACGCCAAGGCGCCCTTCGAGCTGGTGAACCGCCTGCTGCGCAAGAAGGACATCCAGAACGTCATCGACACCGTCTATCGCTACTGCGGTCAGAAAGAGTCGGTGATCTTCTGCGACCAGATCATGGGCCTGGGCTTCCGCGAGGCCTTCCGCGCCGGCATCTCGTTCGGCAAGGACGACATGGTGGTGCCGCCGACGAAATGGGAACTGGTCGAGGAAACCCAGGACCAGGTGAAGTCCTTCGAGCAGCAATATCTCGACGGTCTGATCACCCAGGGCGAGAAGTACAACAAGGTCGTGGACGCCTGGTCGAAGTGCAACGACAAGGTCACCGACGCGATGATGAAGACCATCTCGGCCACCAAGAAGGACGAGAAGGGCGCGGAGCTTGAGCCGAACTCGGTCTACATGATGGCGCACTCGGGCGCCCGGGGCTCGGTCAGCCAGATGAAGCAGCTGGGCGGCATGCGCGGCCTGATGGCCAAGCCGAACGGCGAGATCATCGAGACGCCGATCATCTCGAACTTCAAGGAAGGCCTGACCGTTCTTGAATACTTCAACTCGACCCACGGTGCCCGGAAGGGCCTGTCGGACACCGCGTTGAAGACGGCGAACTCGGGTTATCTGACCCGCCGTCTGGTGGACGTGGCGCAGGACTGCATCATCCGCGAGCATGACTGCGGCACCGACCGTGCGATCACCGCCTCGGCGGCGGTCAACGACGGCGAGGTGGTCAGCCCGCTGAGCGAGCGCGTCCTGGGCCGTGTCGCGGCCGATGACGTGCTGGTGCCGGGCGAGGATGTCGTGATCGTTCGCAAGAACGAGCTGATCGACGAGCGCAAGGCGGACGAGATCGAGCAGGCCGGCGTGCAGTCGGTCCGCATCCGCTCGGCCCTGACCTGCGAGTCGGAAGACGGCATCTGCGCGCTCTGCTATGGTCGCGACCTGGCGCGCGGCACGCTGGTGAACATCGGCGAGGCCGTGGGCATCATCGCGGCGCAGTCGATCGGCGAGCCGGGCACGCAGCTGACGATGCGGACCTTCCACATCGGCGGCATCGCCCAGGGTGGCCAGCAGTCCTTCATCGCCGCGGCGCAGGAAGGCACGATCGCGTTCGAGAACGAAAGCACGCTGGAAAACGCCAATGGCGAGCTGATCGTGATGAGCCGCAACATGCAGCTGCACATCAGGTCGGCCACCGGCGAGACCCTGGCCAGCCACAAGCTGTTCTACGGCTCGAAACTGTTCGTGCGCGACGGCGATGCCGTGGCCCGCGGCCAGAAGATGTTCGAATGGGACCCCTATACCCTGCCGATCATCGCCGAGAAGGCCGGCGTCGCGAAATATGTCGACCTGCTGTCGGGGATCTCGGTCCGCGACGAGACCGACGACGCGACCGGCATGACGCAGAAGATCGTGACGGACTGGCGCTCGGCCCCGAAAGGCAACGAGCTGAAGCCCGAGATCATCATCGTCGATGCCGATGGCGAGCCGGTGCGGAACGAGAACGGCAACCCGGTCACCTATCCGATGTCGGTCGACGCGATTCTGTCGGTCGAGGACGGGCAGGAGATCAAGGCCGGCGACGTGGTGGCGCGGATCCCGCGCGAGGGCGCCAAGACCAAGGACATCACCGGGGGTCTGCCCCGCGTGGCGGAACTGTTCGAGGCCCGTCGTCCCAAGGATCACGCGATCATCGCCGAGCTGGATGGCTATGTGCGCTTCGGCAAGGACTACAAGAACAAGCGCCGCATCGCCATCGAGCCTGCCGACGACACGCTGGCTCCGGTCGAATACATGGTGCCGAAAGGCAAGCACATCCCGGTGCAGGAAGGCGACTTCGTGCAGAAGGGCGACTACATCATGGACGGCAACCCGGCGCCGCATGACATCCTGCGCATCATGGGGATCGAGGCCCTGGCCGACTATCTCATCGACGAGGTGCAGGACGTTTATCGACTGCAGGGCGTGAAGATCAACGACAAGCACATCGAGGTGATCGTTCGCCAGATGCTGCAGAAGATCGAGATCCTGGATTCGGGCGACACCACGCTGCTGAAGGGCGAGCACATCGACCGCGAGGAATTCGAGGAAGAGAACGCCAAGATCGAAGCCAAGGGCGGCCGTCCGGCCGTGGGCGAGCCGGTGCTCCTGGGCATCACCAAGGCGTCGCTGCAGACCCGCAGCTTCATCTCGGCCGCCTCGTTCCAGGAAACCACGCGGGTGCTGACCGAAGCCGCCGTGCAGGGCAAGCGCGACAAGCTGGTGGGCCTCAAGGAGAACGTCATCGTCGGCCGGCTGATCCCGGCCGGCACCGGCGGCGCCACCGCCCGCGTGAAGCGCATCGCGACCGAGCGCGACAACGAGGTGATCGAGGCCCGCCGCGCCGAGGCCGAAGCCACCGCCGCGCTGATCGCGCCGGAGGACAGCCCGGCGGAGCAGGCTGGCGAGTGA
- a CDS encoding isoprenylcysteine carboxylmethyltransferase family protein, whose protein sequence is MRAAVNQKIRINILRLSGLALLPAILVINPVLGLDGFGHEAIESLGILLLLVGVLGRFWSILYVGGAKNRRVMRDGPYSMTRNPLYFFSTVAATGIGLMFGAVSLALLVGGTVGLILWITARREAGFLSQHFGAEYDAYAARTPFFLPDPRLFRTGRTARFDTATLRRNLFDALVFLSFIPIVELVDQLKLSLGWSLLALW, encoded by the coding sequence ATGCGCGCGGCAGTCAATCAGAAGATCCGCATCAACATCCTGCGGCTGTCGGGCCTGGCCTTGCTGCCGGCCATCCTGGTGATCAACCCGGTTCTGGGCCTCGACGGGTTCGGACATGAGGCCATCGAATCCCTGGGCATCCTGCTGCTGCTGGTGGGCGTGCTCGGCCGGTTCTGGTCGATCCTCTATGTCGGCGGCGCCAAGAACCGGCGGGTGATGCGGGACGGGCCCTATTCGATGACCCGCAATCCGCTGTATTTCTTCTCGACCGTAGCGGCGACGGGGATCGGGCTGATGTTCGGCGCGGTCAGCCTGGCGCTGCTGGTCGGCGGCACGGTCGGGCTGATCCTGTGGATCACCGCGCGGCGCGAGGCCGGGTTCCTGTCGCAGCATTTCGGCGCGGAATACGACGCCTATGCCGCGCGCACGCCGTTCTTCCTGCCCGACCCGCGGCTGTTCCGCACCGGGCGGACGGCGCGGTTCGACACGGCCACGCTGCGCCGCAACCTGTTCGACGCGCTGGTCTTCCTGAGCTTCATTCCGATCGTCGAGTTGGTGGACCAGTTGAAGCTGAGCCTCGGCTGGTCGCTGCTGGCGCTCTGGTAG
- a CDS encoding DMT family transporter: protein MLTPDLPSASAPDTGLRPPVPDPRHGPADNLRAIGLMMLSMAAFTCNDAVMKAVTRSLPLYESVAIRGAMVLAMMLVVARMQGGLRLRVPRADLGPLVLRSAADIVSTLLYLMALQQMALGDLSAIMQVLPLAVTLAAALCFGERLGWRRLLAIGVGFVGVVLILRPGTGAFDIWSVLALLAMLLIVLRDLATRTFSAGVGSSTVAFYAAATVMLSGFAMAGSEIWRQPSAAELGLLLLSALFLTVGYITAVATMRVGEISVVAPFRYTSLVWAIMLGLVVFGDWPDLWTWAGSALVVGAGIYTILRERKVKGMS, encoded by the coding sequence ATGCTGACCCCCGACCTGCCCTCTGCCAGCGCGCCGGACACCGGCCTGCGCCCGCCTGTCCCCGACCCGCGGCATGGACCGGCGGACAACCTGCGTGCCATCGGGCTGATGATGCTCAGCATGGCGGCATTCACCTGCAACGATGCGGTGATGAAGGCGGTGACCCGCAGCCTGCCGCTTTATGAATCCGTGGCGATCCGGGGCGCCATGGTGCTGGCGATGATGCTGGTGGTGGCGCGGATGCAGGGCGGGCTGCGGCTGCGGGTGCCGCGTGCCGACCTGGGACCCTTGGTGCTGCGCTCGGCGGCGGACATCGTCTCGACCCTGCTTTACCTGATGGCGCTGCAGCAGATGGCCCTGGGCGACCTGTCGGCGATCATGCAGGTGCTGCCGCTGGCGGTGACGCTGGCCGCCGCGCTCTGTTTCGGCGAGCGGCTGGGCTGGCGGCGGCTGCTGGCCATCGGCGTGGGTTTTGTCGGCGTGGTGCTGATCCTGCGGCCGGGCACCGGCGCCTTCGACATCTGGTCGGTGCTGGCCTTGCTGGCGATGCTGCTGATCGTGCTGCGCGACCTCGCCACGCGCACCTTCTCGGCCGGGGTGGGCTCGTCGACCGTGGCCTTCTATGCCGCGGCGACGGTGATGCTGTCGGGCTTTGCCATGGCCGGCTCCGAGATCTGGCGCCAGCCTTCGGCGGCCGAACTGGGCCTGCTGCTGCTCTCGGCCCTGTTTCTGACCGTGGGCTATATCACCGCCGTCGCGACCATGCGGGTGGGTGAGATTTCGGTCGTCGCGCCGTTCCGCTATACCTCGCTGGTCTGGGCCATCATGCTGGGACTCGTGGTGTTCGGCGACTGGCCGGACCTGTGGACCTGGGCCGGCTCGGCGTTGGTGGTCGGGGCGGGGATCTATACCATCCTGCGCGAGCGGAAAGTGAAGGGAATGTCGTGA
- a CDS encoding putative rhamnosyl transferase, whose translation MRVQMLGLCRFSYLGGRGFQVAHETLEQRRAFLYDPERLARRWFWFENLVLPGLLAQTDPDFTLVLMTGPDLPEPWLSRLRELVEIMPQARLALIPPMEKHLEACLAAVAPHIEPGADVVGHFRQDDDDAVAVDYIRDARRDFTALRPLWERRRRLSCDYSRGLVLKATQDGISVEPRMIYNAVAALTVYLPPDAQRSVMHFPHWKIGLSMPGVMLPGKPMFVRFLNHDNDSGAIGAGYPWEAETGDWAGLLADRFRIDLGVLDRAARDFGLPGADRPRWGV comes from the coding sequence ATGCGTGTGCAGATGCTGGGCCTGTGCCGGTTTTCCTATCTCGGCGGCCGGGGATTCCAGGTGGCGCATGAGACGCTGGAGCAGCGGCGCGCCTTCCTCTACGACCCCGAACGGCTGGCGCGGCGCTGGTTCTGGTTCGAGAACCTGGTGCTGCCCGGGCTGCTGGCCCAGACCGACCCGGATTTCACCCTGGTGCTGATGACCGGTCCGGACCTGCCCGAGCCCTGGCTGTCGCGGCTGCGCGAGCTGGTCGAGATCATGCCGCAGGCCCGGCTGGCGCTGATCCCGCCGATGGAGAAGCACCTGGAGGCCTGCCTGGCCGCCGTCGCCCCGCATATCGAGCCGGGCGCCGATGTGGTCGGGCATTTCCGCCAGGATGACGACGATGCCGTGGCCGTCGACTACATCCGCGACGCGCGCCGGGATTTCACCGCGCTGCGCCCGCTGTGGGAACGCCGGCGGCGGCTGTCCTGCGACTACTCGCGCGGGCTGGTGCTGAAGGCGACGCAGGATGGCATCTCGGTCGAGCCGCGGATGATCTACAACGCCGTGGCGGCGCTGACCGTCTATCTGCCGCCCGATGCGCAGCGCAGCGTGATGCATTTCCCGCATTGGAAGATCGGCCTGTCGATGCCCGGGGTGATGCTGCCCGGAAAGCCGATGTTCGTGCGCTTCCTGAACCATGACAACGACTCGGGCGCGATCGGCGCCGGCTATCCCTGGGAGGCCGAAACCGGGGACTGGGCCGGGCTGCTGGCCGACCGCTTCCGCATCGACCTGGGCGTGCTGGACCGCGCCGCGCGCGATTTCGGCCTGCCCGGCGCCGACCGGCCGCGCTGGGGCGTCTGA